In Pollutimonas sp. M17, a single genomic region encodes these proteins:
- a CDS encoding DNA internalization-related competence protein ComEC/Rec2 → MTGRMGLLAFVAASGAVHGLPGLPGLAHGLAAVALAVLLSLLVLGLPQRVRAGIWALLWAGLAGFWLTVVRADHRLADALAEHNENKVSRVVLRVAGLPRLGPEGRQFQAQVLSSLPEGVPTRIQVSWPLAAWSGPYGRGRDAGGDAAPPASLPDGVPDIAPGQVWRMALSLKTPRGLRNPHAFDYEAYMFAQGVRATGSVRGTPHYLRDEPWASLPIAAQRARHAVRAAMLPHLEGKRYGAVLLALAIGDQASVEPSDWTVFNRTGITHLVSISGSHITMIAALGGALTYWLWRRLRWRGHALAERLPAQVAAALAALLVAWLYCLLAGWGVPARRTFLMLAVMAGAYVLRLPVCASRLLSLAAFAVVLMDPWALLASGFWLSFGAVYVLMTSSGWWGQPIGRAAPGRWRRAGILLARATRLQLAVTAALMPLLALIFHEVSLASPLANAYAIPVISLAVTPLALLSAGAAVVPGLDAMASGLAWLGHAALELMMAPTVWLSNWRAASFTVAAAPWWLTALALSGLVAAMLPYGLPGRRLAWLLMMPALCWPPKRPHEGEWTLHALDVGQAGAIVIQTARHAFLFDTGLRSGPDSDDGARVIRPFLHAQGIVKLDTLIVSHADIDHAGGLRSLLQAVPVQQSYSSFDLAGYLKREAALLGMPGQLPPLPLAMSPCQYGMTWHVDGVSFEFLWPLGNPDGPRAGNGSRRNAQACVLRLRGEHHSALLPADIGAAQEAALVDRGLGYVDVVLAPHHGSKSSSSPAFVNETQAWHVVAQAGAWNRYGHPNSDVQSRWQRSGAAFWRSDWHGAVTVHSSAGGLRATSARQASRRYWQTR, encoded by the coding sequence GTGACGGGACGCATGGGTCTGCTGGCTTTCGTGGCGGCAAGCGGCGCGGTGCATGGGCTGCCCGGCTTGCCGGGCTTGGCCCATGGGTTGGCGGCGGTGGCGCTGGCTGTGCTGCTGTCCTTGCTGGTGCTTGGATTGCCGCAACGCGTCCGGGCAGGCATATGGGCGTTGCTATGGGCCGGGTTGGCGGGATTCTGGCTCACCGTCGTTCGTGCCGATCACCGTTTGGCGGACGCCTTGGCCGAACATAACGAAAACAAGGTATCGCGGGTCGTGTTGCGCGTGGCCGGCCTGCCTCGACTGGGGCCGGAGGGCCGCCAATTCCAGGCCCAGGTGCTGTCATCGCTGCCCGAGGGCGTGCCTACGCGCATCCAGGTTTCCTGGCCGCTGGCGGCCTGGTCGGGGCCCTACGGCCGGGGCAGGGATGCAGGCGGCGATGCCGCGCCGCCTGCATCCCTGCCGGATGGCGTACCCGATATTGCGCCCGGCCAGGTCTGGCGCATGGCGCTGAGCCTGAAGACGCCGCGGGGCCTGCGCAATCCGCATGCCTTCGACTACGAAGCTTATATGTTCGCACAGGGCGTGCGGGCCACGGGCAGCGTGCGCGGCACGCCCCATTATCTTCGCGACGAACCCTGGGCCAGCCTGCCCATCGCCGCCCAGCGGGCCCGGCATGCGGTGCGCGCCGCCATGCTGCCACACCTCGAGGGCAAGCGCTACGGCGCGGTGCTGCTGGCGCTGGCGATAGGGGACCAGGCCAGTGTCGAGCCGTCCGACTGGACGGTGTTCAACCGTACGGGAATAACCCATCTGGTATCGATCAGCGGATCGCACATCACGATGATCGCGGCGCTGGGCGGCGCGCTGACGTACTGGCTATGGCGGCGCCTGCGCTGGCGCGGCCATGCCCTGGCCGAGCGCCTGCCGGCCCAGGTCGCCGCCGCGCTGGCGGCCTTGCTGGTCGCCTGGCTGTACTGCCTCTTGGCCGGCTGGGGCGTGCCGGCCCGCCGCACCTTCCTGATGCTGGCCGTGATGGCCGGTGCGTATGTGCTGCGGCTGCCCGTGTGCGCATCGAGGCTGTTGTCGCTGGCGGCGTTCGCGGTGGTGCTGATGGACCCCTGGGCCTTGCTGGCCAGCGGCTTCTGGCTTTCCTTCGGCGCCGTCTATGTGCTGATGACCAGCAGCGGCTGGTGGGGCCAGCCGATAGGTCGGGCGGCCCCCGGCCGCTGGCGCCGCGCCGGGATTTTGCTGGCCAGGGCGACGCGCCTGCAACTGGCGGTCACGGCGGCATTGATGCCCTTGCTGGCGCTCATCTTCCACGAAGTCTCGCTGGCATCACCCTTGGCCAACGCCTATGCCATTCCCGTCATCAGCCTGGCCGTCACGCCGCTGGCGCTGCTGTCGGCGGGCGCGGCCGTCGTTCCCGGCCTGGATGCCATGGCCTCGGGCCTGGCCTGGCTGGGCCACGCCGCGCTGGAGCTGATGATGGCGCCCACGGTATGGCTGTCCAATTGGCGCGCCGCCAGCTTCACCGTTGCGGCCGCGCCCTGGTGGCTGACCGCGCTGGCGCTGTCGGGCCTGGTGGCGGCGATGCTGCCTTACGGCTTGCCGGGCCGGCGCCTGGCCTGGCTGTTGATGATGCCGGCCTTGTGCTGGCCGCCCAAGCGGCCCCACGAAGGGGAATGGACCTTGCATGCGCTGGATGTGGGGCAGGCCGGCGCCATCGTCATCCAGACGGCGCGCCATGCCTTTTTATTCGATACCGGCCTGCGCAGCGGGCCGGACTCGGACGACGGCGCGCGCGTCATCCGGCCTTTCCTGCATGCGCAAGGCATCGTCAAGCTGGACACGTTGATCGTCTCGCATGCGGACATCGATCATGCCGGCGGGCTGCGCAGCCTGCTGCAGGCGGTGCCGGTGCAGCAGTCCTACAGCTCCTTCGACCTGGCCGGCTACCTGAAGCGCGAGGCGGCGTTGCTGGGCATGCCGGGCCAGCTGCCGCCACTGCCCCTGGCGATGTCGCCCTGCCAGTACGGCATGACCTGGCATGTAGACGGGGTTTCGTTCGAATTTTTGTGGCCGCTCGGGAACCCGGACGGCCCCCGGGCGGGGAACGGCAGCCGTCGCAATGCGCAGGCCTGCGTCCTGCGCCTGCGCGGAGAACACCACTCGGCCTTGCTGCCGGCCGATATCGGCGCTGCGCAAGAGGCGGCGCTGGTGGACAGGGGGCTGGGCTACGTCGATGTCGTGCTGGCGCCGCATCATGGCTCCAAGTCCTCGTCCAGCCCGGCCTTCGTGAACGAAACGCAAGCCTGGCACGTCGTGGCGCAGGCGGGCGCGTGGAACCGCTACGGGCACCCCAATTCCGATGTCCAGAGCCGCTGGCAACGCAGCGGCGCGGCGTTCTGGCGCAGCGACTGGCATGGCGCGGTCACGGTGCATTCATCGGCCGGCGGCTTGCGGGCGACCAGCGCCAGGCAGGCATCGCGGCGATATTGGCAGACGCGTTGA
- a CDS encoding MarR family winged helix-turn-helix transcriptional regulator: MSRKLSSRPNNRRPAQRGEKFDAQVPGVEYGVLDELIGYSIRRAQIRIYQDFLDALGPWSITPPRFSAMTIIQSNAGMKLTELANAMGIARSGAVEVVNSLEKLGYATRTESTVDKRAHALALTDAGREALDGITQAIREHDARISARLTAAEQKELRRLLDSLG, encoded by the coding sequence ATGAGCAGAAAATTGAGTTCGCGTCCCAACAACCGGCGGCCCGCCCAGCGCGGCGAGAAATTCGACGCCCAGGTTCCTGGCGTGGAATACGGCGTGCTGGACGAGCTTATCGGCTATTCGATACGGCGCGCGCAGATACGGATCTATCAGGACTTCCTGGATGCGCTGGGCCCGTGGTCGATCACTCCGCCCCGGTTTTCCGCCATGACCATCATCCAGTCCAATGCGGGCATGAAGCTGACCGAGCTGGCCAACGCCATGGGTATCGCGCGTTCCGGCGCGGTCGAAGTGGTGAATTCGCTGGAGAAACTGGGGTATGCCACCCGGACCGAATCCACGGTTGACAAGCGTGCCCATGCGCTCGCGCTGACCGATGCCGGCCGCGAGGCGCTGGACGGCATTACCCAGGCCATTCGCGAGCACGATGCGCGCATCAGCGCCAGGTTGACGGCCGCCGAACAGAAAGAGTTGCGGCGCCTGCTGGACAGCCTGGGTTAG
- a CDS encoding 3-methyl-2-oxobutanoate dehydrogenase (2-methylpropanoyl-transferring) subunit alpha, whose amino-acid sequence MRQALPLRLHVPEPSGRPGHATDFSYLRLAPAGAVRKPPVDTSAADTADLAYTLVRVLDDEGKAVGPWADPIAPELLRKGLQIMIKTRIYDARMLIAQRQKKMSFYMQSLGEEAIGAAQMLALSPGDMCFPSYRQQNLLIAQDVPLTEMMCQLFSNESDRLKGRQLPVMYSMRERGFFSISGNLATQFVQAVGWAMASAIQGDTKIASAWIGDGATAAADFQTALTFAHVYRAPVILNVINNQWAISTFQALAGGESTTFAARGIGSGIASLRVDGNDFLAVYAASRWAVERARNNLGPTLIEWVSYRAGPHSTSDDPSKYRPADDWARFPLGDPIDRLKRHLIALGAWSEDEHHRTQKEYEAEVIAAQKQAESHGTLATGKTSSVATMFEDVYKDMPWHLRRQRQQLGV is encoded by the coding sequence ATGAGACAAGCACTTCCTTTACGGCTGCACGTGCCCGAGCCTTCCGGGCGGCCGGGCCACGCCACCGATTTTTCCTATCTGCGCCTGGCGCCCGCCGGTGCCGTCCGCAAACCTCCCGTCGACACCTCCGCCGCCGATACCGCCGACCTGGCCTACACGCTGGTGCGCGTTCTGGACGACGAGGGCAAGGCGGTGGGGCCGTGGGCGGATCCCATCGCTCCCGAACTGCTGCGCAAGGGCCTGCAGATCATGATCAAGACCCGCATCTACGATGCGCGCATGCTGATCGCCCAGCGCCAGAAGAAAATGTCGTTCTACATGCAAAGCCTGGGCGAGGAAGCCATAGGCGCGGCGCAGATGCTGGCCCTGTCGCCGGGCGACATGTGCTTCCCGTCCTACCGCCAGCAGAACCTGCTGATCGCGCAGGACGTGCCGCTGACCGAGATGATGTGTCAGCTTTTCTCCAACGAATCCGACCGCCTGAAGGGCCGGCAGCTGCCCGTCATGTATTCCATGCGCGAGCGCGGCTTCTTTTCCATATCGGGCAACCTGGCCACGCAGTTCGTGCAGGCGGTGGGCTGGGCCATGGCTTCGGCCATCCAGGGCGACACCAAGATCGCTTCCGCCTGGATAGGCGACGGAGCCACCGCCGCGGCCGACTTCCAGACCGCCCTGACCTTCGCGCACGTGTACCGGGCGCCGGTCATCCTGAATGTCATCAACAACCAGTGGGCCATCTCGACCTTCCAGGCCCTGGCCGGCGGGGAAAGCACGACCTTCGCCGCGCGCGGCATCGGCAGCGGCATTGCTTCGCTGCGGGTCGACGGCAACGATTTCCTGGCCGTATATGCCGCATCCAGATGGGCGGTTGAGCGCGCCCGCAACAATCTGGGCCCTACCCTGATCGAATGGGTCAGCTATCGCGCCGGCCCGCATTCCACCTCGGACGATCCGTCCAAGTACCGGCCGGCCGACGATTGGGCCCGTTTCCCGCTGGGCGATCCCATAGACCGCCTGAAGCGGCACCTCATCGCCCTGGGCGCCTGGTCGGAAGACGAGCACCATCGCACGCAAAAAGAATACGAAGCCGAAGTCATCGCCGCCCAGAAGCAGGCGGAAAGCCACGGCACCCTGGCCACGGGCAAGACATCCAGCGTCGCGACCATGTTCGAGGACGTGTACAAGGACATGCCCTGGCATCTGCGCCGCCAGCGCCAGCAATTGGGGGTTTGA
- a CDS encoding alpha-ketoacid dehydrogenase subunit beta — MDNRSIQQATTPMTMIQALRSAMDVMLERDDKVVIFGQDVGYFGGVFRCTEGLQAKYGKTRVFDAPISEGGIVGAAVGMGAYGLRPVVEIQFADYFYPATDQIVSEAARLRYRSAGEFIAPLTIRMPCGGGIYGGQTHSQSPEALFTHVTGLRTVMPSNPYDAKGLLIAAIECDDPVIFLEPKRLYNGPFDGHHDQPVVPWSKHPLGNVPDGYYTVPLESASVFRPGSDLTVLTYGTMVFVAEVAARESGIDAEIIDLRSLWPLDLDTIVASVRKTGRCVVVHEATQTSGFGAELATLIQEHCFYHLEAPIERVAGWDTPYPHAHEWAYFPSPARLAGAFRKTMDGSLAAEPSKSAGQGREA; from the coding sequence ATGGATAATCGTTCGATACAGCAGGCCACCACGCCCATGACCATGATCCAGGCGCTGCGCTCGGCCATGGATGTCATGCTGGAGCGCGACGACAAGGTCGTCATCTTCGGGCAGGACGTGGGCTATTTCGGCGGTGTATTCCGCTGCACCGAAGGCCTGCAGGCCAAGTATGGCAAGACGCGCGTGTTCGACGCGCCCATTTCGGAAGGCGGCATCGTCGGAGCGGCGGTGGGCATGGGGGCCTACGGCTTGCGTCCCGTGGTCGAGATCCAGTTTGCCGATTACTTTTATCCCGCCACCGACCAGATCGTGTCGGAAGCGGCGCGCCTGCGCTACCGCTCGGCCGGCGAGTTCATCGCGCCGCTGACCATACGCATGCCTTGCGGCGGCGGCATCTATGGCGGCCAGACGCACAGCCAGAGCCCCGAGGCGCTATTCACCCACGTCACGGGCCTGCGCACGGTCATGCCGTCCAACCCCTACGACGCGAAGGGCCTGCTGATCGCCGCCATCGAGTGCGACGACCCGGTCATCTTTCTTGAACCCAAGCGTCTTTACAACGGGCCTTTCGACGGCCATCACGACCAGCCGGTGGTGCCCTGGTCCAAGCATCCGCTGGGCAATGTCCCCGACGGCTACTACACCGTGCCGCTGGAGTCCGCCTCCGTCTTCCGGCCGGGCTCCGACCTGACCGTGCTGACTTACGGCACCATGGTCTTCGTTGCCGAAGTCGCCGCCAGGGAGTCCGGCATCGATGCCGAAATCATCGACCTGCGCAGCCTGTGGCCGCTGGACCTGGACACCATCGTGGCATCGGTCAGGAAGACGGGGCGCTGCGTGGTGGTGCACGAGGCCACGCAAACCAGCGGCTTCGGGGCCGAGCTGGCCACCCTGATCCAGGAGCATTGCTTCTACCATCTGGAAGCGCCCATAGAACGCGTGGCCGGATGGGACACGCCTTACCCGCATGCGCACGAATGGGCCTACTTTCCCAGCCCGGCGCGCCTGGCCGGCGCATTCAGGAAAACCATGGACGGGTCGCTGGCGGCCGAGCCATCGAAATCCGCCGGACAGGGAAGGGAGGCATGA
- a CDS encoding DUF3237 domain-containing protein, producing the protein MTKSIAAPALEHLATLLVDVAPPQEVGQTPAGRRRVIPIIGGTVTGALLSGRILPGGADFQSIRSDTFTDIHARYVIETDAGETVYVENTGIRTGSAEDIAKLAQGQPVDPARIYFRSYPRFETAAPRLAWLNTHLFLGTGARYPDRVELNFFAVR; encoded by the coding sequence ATGACCAAATCCATTGCCGCTCCCGCGCTGGAACACCTGGCCACCCTGCTGGTCGACGTGGCGCCGCCGCAGGAAGTCGGCCAGACGCCCGCCGGCCGACGCCGGGTGATACCCATTATTGGCGGCACGGTCACGGGCGCCCTGCTGTCCGGCCGCATCCTGCCCGGCGGCGCCGACTTCCAGTCCATCCGCTCGGACACTTTCACAGACATCCATGCCCGCTATGTCATCGAAACCGATGCGGGTGAAACCGTCTACGTGGAGAACACCGGCATACGAACCGGCTCGGCCGAGGATATCGCCAAGCTGGCACAAGGCCAACCGGTGGATCCGGCCCGCATCTATTTCCGCAGCTACCCCAGATTCGAAACGGCTGCGCCCAGGCTGGCCTGGCTGAATACGCATCTGTTCCTGGGCACCGGCGCACGGTATCCGGATCGGGTCGAATTGAATTTCTTTGCCGTACGTTGA
- a CDS encoding dihydrolipoamide acetyltransferase family protein, giving the protein MGTHIIKMPDIGEGIAEVELVEWHVQPGDSVVEDQLLADVMTDKATVQVPSPVHGKVLALGGQVGEVMAVGSELIRLEVEGEGNAGKASSARAPGPAEASGVGSSSASAVAADDAARIEMAAADDSGIERAASPDGGSDADARNRRPDADEAAKPAGGSGPSVAGSPARPQGGKPLASPAVRKRAWDLGIELQYVPATGDAGQITHADLDAYAARVPAAAAGADRAIAHARRDDERQVPVIGLRRKIAEKMQESKRRIPHFAYVEEIDVTELEALRARLNEQWATKRGKLTILPLLARAMVLALRDFPQINARYDDQAGMVTQYGAVHLGVAAQTDAGLMVPVLRHAETLDLWACAAEVARLAEAARDGSATRDELSGSTITLTSLGALGGIASTPVINHPEVAIVGVNRIVERPMIVGGAIVARKMMNLSSSFDHRVVDGMHAAQFIQRIRGLLECPALLFVE; this is encoded by the coding sequence ATGGGCACGCACATCATAAAAATGCCCGACATCGGCGAGGGCATCGCCGAGGTCGAGCTGGTCGAATGGCACGTGCAGCCCGGCGACAGCGTGGTCGAGGATCAATTGCTGGCCGACGTCATGACCGACAAGGCCACGGTGCAAGTGCCGTCGCCGGTCCATGGCAAGGTGCTGGCGCTGGGTGGCCAGGTGGGCGAAGTCATGGCCGTCGGGTCCGAACTGATACGCCTGGAGGTCGAAGGCGAGGGCAATGCCGGCAAGGCGTCCTCCGCGCGCGCGCCGGGGCCGGCGGAGGCTTCGGGGGTGGGCTCGTCATCCGCTTCCGCCGTGGCCGCCGATGATGCGGCGCGCATTGAGATGGCTGCGGCCGACGACTCGGGCATAGAAAGAGCCGCCTCGCCTGATGGCGGATCTGACGCTGATGCGCGGAACCGCCGGCCCGATGCCGATGAGGCGGCCAAACCGGCGGGCGGATCAGGCCCGTCCGTCGCCGGCTCGCCCGCCCGGCCGCAGGGCGGCAAGCCGCTGGCCTCGCCGGCGGTGCGCAAGCGCGCCTGGGACCTGGGCATCGAACTGCAGTACGTTCCGGCCACGGGCGATGCGGGCCAGATCACCCACGCCGATCTGGATGCCTATGCGGCGCGCGTCCCGGCGGCCGCCGCCGGCGCGGATCGGGCCATCGCCCATGCGCGGCGCGACGATGAGCGGCAAGTTCCCGTCATCGGCCTGCGGCGCAAGATCGCCGAGAAAATGCAGGAGTCCAAGCGCCGCATTCCCCACTTCGCCTACGTCGAGGAGATCGACGTGACCGAGCTGGAAGCCTTGCGCGCGCGACTGAACGAACAATGGGCGACTAAGCGCGGCAAGCTGACCATCCTGCCTTTGCTGGCGCGTGCCATGGTGCTGGCCTTGCGGGACTTCCCCCAGATCAACGCCCGCTACGACGACCAGGCCGGCATGGTCACGCAATACGGTGCCGTGCATCTGGGCGTTGCGGCCCAGACCGACGCGGGGCTGATGGTGCCCGTGCTGCGCCATGCCGAAACGCTGGACCTATGGGCCTGCGCCGCCGAGGTCGCCCGTCTGGCCGAGGCGGCCCGCGATGGCAGCGCAACGCGCGACGAACTTTCGGGATCGACGATCACGCTGACCAGCCTGGGCGCGCTGGGCGGCATCGCCTCCACACCGGTCATCAACCATCCGGAAGTGGCCATCGTCGGCGTCAACCGCATCGTCGAGCGCCCGATGATCGTGGGCGGCGCCATCGTCGCCCGCAAGATGATGAATCTTTCTTCCTCCTTCGATCATCGCGTCGTCGACGGCATGCACGCCGCCCAGTTCATACAACGCATCCGCGGCCTGCTCGAATGCCCGGCCCTGCTGTTCGTGGAGTAA
- a CDS encoding flavin-dependent oxidoreductase — protein MKVIIAGAGIGGLTLALMLHRRGIDCDIFESVRELKPLGVGINLLPHAVAELDELGLLDILAASAVPTSALHYYNRHGQAIWQEARGLAAGYAVPQLSIHRGELQLLLADAVAQRLGSGRLHTGLAFESLAQDAQGVTARFRNRTTNELEEVRGDLLIGADGIHSAVRRFFHPQSDALRFSGRMLWRAITDAEPYLDGKTMFMAGHQDQKFVCYPISEPMRRQGRSRINWIAELRIPDPELPATDWNRVVDASVFADRFESWRWDWIDIPAIIQGAQAIYEFPLVDKDPLPRWTQDRVTLLGDAAHPMYPIGSNGSAQAILDARCLADRLQATAMQRKGSIELALKEYEAERLPPTAGIVLRNRLNGPEQVMQIAHERAPDGYAHIHDVVPQAELEEIAMRYKRLAGFDPTALKTKKG, from the coding sequence TTGAAAGTCATCATCGCGGGCGCCGGCATCGGAGGATTGACCCTGGCGCTCATGCTGCATCGGCGCGGCATCGACTGCGACATCTTTGAAAGCGTGCGCGAGCTGAAGCCGCTGGGCGTGGGCATCAATCTGCTTCCCCATGCGGTGGCTGAACTGGACGAACTGGGCTTGCTGGACATCTTGGCCGCCAGCGCGGTTCCGACCTCCGCCCTGCACTACTACAACCGCCACGGCCAGGCCATCTGGCAGGAAGCCAGGGGCCTGGCGGCAGGTTACGCCGTGCCGCAGCTCTCCATACACCGCGGCGAACTCCAGCTACTGCTGGCCGATGCGGTCGCACAGCGGCTGGGATCCGGCCGCCTGCACACCGGGCTGGCTTTCGAGTCGCTGGCGCAGGACGCGCAAGGCGTGACCGCCCGATTCCGAAACCGTACAACGAACGAGCTTGAAGAGGTTCGCGGCGACCTGCTGATCGGCGCCGACGGCATCCATTCGGCCGTGCGGCGCTTCTTCCATCCGCAGTCCGATGCATTGCGGTTTTCGGGGCGCATGCTGTGGCGCGCGATTACGGATGCCGAGCCCTACCTGGACGGCAAGACCATGTTCATGGCCGGCCACCAGGACCAGAAATTCGTCTGTTATCCCATATCGGAGCCCATGCGCCGCCAAGGACGCTCGCGCATCAACTGGATCGCGGAACTGCGCATACCCGATCCCGAACTGCCGGCCACGGACTGGAACCGTGTCGTGGATGCCTCGGTGTTCGCCGACCGCTTCGAGTCGTGGCGCTGGGACTGGATCGATATTCCCGCCATCATCCAGGGCGCACAAGCCATCTATGAATTCCCGCTGGTGGACAAGGATCCACTGCCGCGCTGGACGCAGGACCGCGTCACCCTGCTGGGCGACGCGGCGCATCCCATGTATCCCATCGGCTCCAACGGTTCGGCCCAGGCCATACTGGATGCGCGCTGTCTGGCCGACAGGCTGCAGGCAACGGCCATGCAGCGCAAAGGCAGCATCGAGCTTGCCTTGAAGGAATACGAAGCCGAGCGCCTGCCGCCCACCGCCGGCATCGTCCTGCGCAACCGCCTGAACGGCCCCGAGCAGGTGATGCAGATCGCACACGAACGCGCCCCAGATGGCTACGCGCACATACACGACGTCGTTCCTCAAGCGGAACTGGAGGAGATCGCCATGCGCTACAAACGCCTGGCCGGCTTCGACCCCACCGCACTCAAGACCAAAAAAGGCTAG